A single region of the Plantactinospora soyae genome encodes:
- a CDS encoding cold-shock protein, producing MPTGRVKWYDAAKGYGFVTSDEGGDVFLPKGALPTGVTDLKGGQRVEFGVVDSRRGAQALGVKLLDAPPSMAELRRRPAEELHGLVEDMIKVLEAKIQPDLRRGRFPDKKTALTVAQLVHAVARELEI from the coding sequence GTGCCGACGGGTCGAGTGAAGTGGTATGACGCGGCCAAGGGATACGGGTTCGTCACCAGTGACGAGGGTGGCGACGTGTTCCTGCCGAAGGGCGCGCTGCCGACTGGTGTCACCGACCTGAAGGGCGGCCAGCGGGTCGAGTTCGGCGTCGTGGACAGTCGCCGGGGTGCGCAGGCGCTCGGGGTCAAGCTCCTGGACGCCCCACCGTCCATGGCGGAGCTTCGCCGCCGGCCGGCCGAGGAGCTGCACGGCCTGGTCGAGGACATGATCAAGGTGCTTGAGGCCAAGATCCAGCCGGACCTGCGCCGGGGTCGCTTCCCGGACAAGAAGACCGCGCTGACCGTCGCTCAGCTGGTCCACGCGGTCGCCCGCGAACTGGAGATCTGA
- a CDS encoding HAD family hydrolase: protein MTLIDSRPGIAAAMRALTEKTGVYVDADAAVSRLGPPLRTEIRRWFPEDQVEEAVRTYRALYPEYAITTSLPLPGALAAVAEVRARGLRVMVVTSKHGRLARLHLEHVGLKVDELAGDLFAAEKATALTAHGAGLYVGDHVADMVAARTAGVPGLGVTTGPCDADELRSAGADLVLPDLTGFPEALGRLMRLAL, encoded by the coding sequence ATGACGTTGATCGACTCCCGGCCCGGAATCGCCGCCGCCATGCGGGCGCTGACGGAGAAGACCGGCGTGTACGTCGACGCGGACGCCGCGGTCAGCCGCCTCGGGCCGCCGCTGCGGACCGAGATCCGGCGCTGGTTCCCGGAGGACCAGGTCGAGGAGGCCGTCCGGACGTACCGGGCGCTCTATCCCGAGTACGCGATCACCACCTCCCTGCCGCTGCCCGGCGCGCTGGCGGCGGTGGCGGAGGTCCGGGCCCGGGGGCTACGGGTCATGGTGGTCACCTCCAAGCACGGCCGGCTGGCCCGGCTGCACCTGGAACACGTCGGGCTGAAGGTCGACGAGTTGGCCGGCGACCTGTTCGCGGCGGAGAAGGCGACCGCGTTGACCGCGCACGGCGCCGGGCTGTACGTGGGCGACCACGTGGCCGACATGGTGGCCGCACGGACCGCCGGGGTGCCCGGACTCGGCGTCACCACCGGGCCCTGCGACGCAGATGAGCTGCGATCGGCCGGTGCCGACCTGGTGCTGCCGGACCTTACCGGATTCCCGGAGGCGCTCGGGCGGCTGATGCGGCTAGCCTTGTGA
- a CDS encoding helicase-associated domain-containing protein, translating to MTTLADNLRALPDEALAALFRLRPDLVVPVPTDLSALAVRAQSRVSVARALDGLDEFTLRILDAARLSRDPDHGETSTETITTLAVGASRSGDRAGVRTAIDRLRALFLLYGPESALRVAAGVDEVCSPYPAGLGRPAAELDPDTAALVADPALLRRTLLAAPPAARAILDRLAAGPPVGTLPAAAPPGEGAAAPVSWLVDNGLLVPISDAGGVPGTPTAVELPREIGLLLRRESGPLGPLRPRPPAVTGMAREPKAADSAGAGQAMEAVRHTEALLEQLAAEPAPVLRSGGLGVRDLRRLARATGVDESTTALLLEVAYAAGLTGEVDLPGAATTRNGADQQIMPAAGYEGWRDGSLAHRWEHLARAWLTMTRQVGLVGQRDDRDRPIAPLSPEAERAGVPAIRRAVLDVLDGLDPGAAPTPDEVTELLGWRAPRRSLGREAGQREVLTEAALLGVTGLGALTSYGRLLLARWTAGDTRLGESADDPLGVRPDADGAAGGGTAAVRALDALLPAPVDHFLLQADLTVVVPGPPEPTLAAELAVVAEHESAGGASVHRVTGASVRRALDAGYAAEDLHTLFKRRSRTPVPQGLTYLVDDIARKHGGLRAGSAGAYLRSDDEALLSEVLADRRLAPMSLRRLAPTVLTTPHLAGRLLGALRDAGYAPVSEDATGATVLARPKVRRAPARGSVANRVTDPLATPRLSTPRLLGIVEQIRRGDAAARVARRAPSTVRDAGRSGGAGPAMPAGHAHTQALAVLQQAVRDKALVWVGYVDAHGATASRLVRPVSIGAGYLRAEDERTEMLHTFALHRITAAVLEE from the coding sequence ATGACGACACTCGCCGACAATCTCCGGGCCCTGCCCGACGAGGCGCTGGCCGCCCTGTTCCGGCTGCGTCCCGACCTCGTCGTGCCGGTACCGACCGATCTGTCCGCCCTGGCGGTCCGCGCGCAGTCCCGGGTGTCGGTGGCCCGCGCCCTCGACGGCCTCGACGAATTCACCCTGCGGATCCTGGACGCGGCCCGGCTCAGCCGTGATCCGGATCACGGGGAGACCTCCACCGAGACGATCACCACTCTCGCCGTCGGCGCCTCCCGAAGCGGGGACCGGGCCGGGGTGCGTACCGCGATCGACCGGCTCCGGGCCCTCTTCCTGCTGTACGGGCCGGAGAGCGCCCTGCGGGTCGCGGCCGGGGTGGACGAGGTCTGCTCGCCGTACCCGGCGGGGTTGGGCCGACCGGCGGCGGAACTCGACCCGGACACGGCCGCGCTGGTCGCCGACCCGGCCCTGCTGCGCCGGACCCTGCTGGCCGCGCCGCCCGCGGCCCGGGCGATCCTGGACCGGCTCGCCGCCGGACCTCCGGTGGGTACGCTGCCGGCCGCCGCGCCGCCCGGCGAAGGCGCCGCCGCGCCGGTCTCCTGGCTCGTCGACAACGGCCTCCTGGTGCCCATCTCGGATGCCGGCGGCGTGCCCGGCACGCCGACCGCCGTGGAGCTGCCCCGGGAGATCGGGCTGCTGCTGCGCCGCGAGTCGGGGCCGCTGGGCCCGCTGCGCCCCCGGCCGCCGGCGGTCACCGGTATGGCCCGGGAGCCGAAGGCCGCCGACTCCGCCGGAGCCGGCCAGGCCATGGAGGCGGTACGACACACCGAGGCGCTGCTCGAACAACTCGCCGCCGAGCCCGCCCCGGTACTCCGCTCCGGCGGACTGGGCGTACGCGACCTGCGCCGGCTCGCCCGCGCCACCGGCGTCGACGAGTCGACCACCGCGCTGCTGCTGGAGGTGGCGTACGCCGCCGGGCTGACCGGCGAGGTCGACCTGCCCGGCGCCGCCACCACCCGGAACGGGGCGGACCAGCAGATCATGCCGGCGGCCGGTTACGAGGGCTGGCGGGACGGTTCGCTGGCCCACCGATGGGAACACCTCGCCCGGGCCTGGCTGACCATGACCCGGCAGGTCGGGCTGGTCGGCCAGCGCGACGACCGGGACCGCCCGATCGCACCGCTCTCCCCCGAGGCCGAGCGGGCCGGGGTGCCGGCCATCCGGCGGGCGGTGCTCGACGTGCTCGACGGCCTCGACCCCGGCGCCGCGCCGACCCCGGACGAGGTGACCGAGCTGCTCGGCTGGCGGGCCCCACGGCGGAGCCTGGGCCGGGAGGCCGGCCAGCGCGAGGTGCTGACCGAGGCGGCGCTGCTCGGCGTCACCGGACTCGGCGCGCTCACCTCGTACGGCCGACTGCTGCTCGCCCGCTGGACGGCCGGAGACACCCGGCTCGGCGAGAGCGCCGACGATCCGCTCGGCGTCCGGCCCGACGCGGACGGGGCGGCCGGCGGGGGTACCGCCGCGGTCCGGGCCCTGGACGCACTGCTGCCGGCCCCGGTCGACCACTTCCTGCTCCAGGCCGACCTGACCGTGGTGGTACCCGGACCACCCGAGCCGACGCTCGCCGCCGAACTGGCCGTGGTGGCCGAGCACGAGTCGGCCGGCGGAGCCAGCGTGCACCGGGTCACCGGGGCGAGCGTGCGCCGGGCCCTGGACGCCGGGTACGCCGCCGAGGACCTGCACACGCTCTTCAAGCGCCGGTCCCGTACGCCGGTGCCGCAGGGGTTGACGTACCTGGTCGACGACATCGCCCGCAAACACGGCGGGCTCCGGGCCGGTTCGGCCGGGGCGTACCTGCGCAGCGACGACGAGGCACTCCTGTCCGAGGTGCTCGCCGACCGCCGGCTCGCCCCGATGTCGCTGCGCCGGCTGGCGCCGACCGTGCTGACCACCCCGCATCTGGCGGGGCGACTGCTCGGCGCCCTGCGCGACGCCGGGTACGCCCCGGTCTCCGAGGACGCCACCGGGGCGACCGTGCTGGCCAGGCCCAAGGTCCGGCGGGCGCCGGCCCGGGGCTCGGTCGCCAACCGGGTGACCGACCCGCTGGCCACGCCGAGGCTGAGCACGCCCCGACTGCTCGGCATCGTCGAGCAGATCCGCCGGGGCGACGCCGCGGCCCGGGTCGCCCGTCGGGCGCCGAGCACGGTCCGGGACGCCGGCCGGTCCGGTGGGGCCGGTCCGGCGATGCCGGCGGGACACGCGCACACCCAGGCGCTGGCCGTACTTCAACAGGCGGTCCGGGACAAGGCCCTGGTCTGGGTCGGGTACGTCGACGCGCACGGCGCGACCGCGTCCCGGCTGGTCCGGCCGGTGTCGATCGGCGCCGGTTACCTGCGGGCCGAGGACGAGCGCACCGAGATGCTGCACACCTTCGCGCTGCACCGGATCACCGCCGCGGTGCTCGAGGAGTGA
- a CDS encoding L,D-transpeptidase family protein, whose protein sequence is MVTVRFGIRLVALVAVTLFGAGACAFDPQTDQSGAGGLAPVGAENATGASAPPAPDQGKTPVPATTKPRPPATTAPPRKPARPSSPKPPSGCPQGDRQRDVETYLARLGGFGAVTVDGRQSAADCAAIKRFQRRYDIRPAEGRAGPTTADVARRLASTDTDKCADGSGTTFCVDLTLQTVWAMRGGKVVMAPTVTRTGMSGFRTPTGTYKVNFRNTKEWSDPYEVWLPYWQRFIGGIGFHQTTTYLHNKSIGSHGCVNLLPSDARRMWALGKVGTRVHVIGRRPGT, encoded by the coding sequence ATGGTAACCGTGCGTTTTGGCATCCGTCTCGTTGCTCTGGTGGCAGTCACCCTGTTCGGCGCCGGTGCGTGCGCGTTTGATCCGCAGACAGACCAGTCGGGAGCCGGGGGGCTCGCGCCGGTCGGAGCGGAGAACGCAACGGGGGCGAGCGCGCCGCCCGCGCCGGATCAGGGGAAGACACCCGTACCCGCGACCACGAAACCACGACCGCCGGCCACCACCGCGCCACCCCGGAAACCAGCCCGGCCGAGTTCACCGAAGCCGCCGAGCGGCTGTCCGCAGGGCGACCGGCAGCGCGACGTGGAGACGTACCTGGCCCGGCTGGGCGGGTTCGGCGCGGTCACCGTCGACGGCCGGCAGTCGGCCGCCGACTGCGCGGCCATCAAGCGGTTCCAGCGCCGGTACGACATCCGACCGGCGGAGGGCCGGGCCGGACCGACCACCGCCGACGTCGCCCGCCGGTTGGCCAGCACCGATACGGACAAGTGCGCCGACGGCAGCGGTACGACCTTCTGCGTCGACCTCACCTTGCAGACGGTATGGGCGATGCGGGGCGGAAAGGTGGTGATGGCTCCCACCGTCACCCGGACCGGCATGTCGGGCTTCCGCACACCAACCGGCACGTACAAGGTCAACTTCCGGAACACCAAGGAGTGGTCCGACCCGTACGAGGTGTGGCTGCCGTACTGGCAACGCTTCATCGGCGGCATCGGGTTCCACCAGACGACCACCTACCTGCACAACAAGTCGATCGGCTCACACGGGTGCGTCAACCTGCTGCCGAGCGACGCCCGGCGGATGTGGGCGCTGGGCAAGGTGGGTACCCGGGTGCACGTGATCGGCCGACGTCCCGGCACCTGA
- a CDS encoding DNA repair helicase XPB produces MSGGPLIVQSDKTLLLEVDHPDALACRMAIAPFAELERSPEHVHTYRLTPLGLWNARAAGHDAEGVVDALLRFSRYPVPHALLVDVAETMDRYGRLQLVADPTHGLVLRALDRMVLIEVAKSKKLAGILGAKLDDDTMIVHPSERGRLKQALLKLGWPAEDLAGYVNGEAHPIELATTGSDGKPAWDLRSYQREAVQSFWAGGSGVVVLPCGAGKTLVGAAAMAEAKATTLILVTNTVAGRQWKRELIARTSLTEEEIGEYSGERKEIRAVTIATYQVLTARRGGAFTHLDLFGARDWGLVIYDEVHLLPAPIFRFTADLQARRRLGLTATLVREDGREGDVFSLIGPKRYDAPWKDIEAQGWIAPADCTEVRVTLTEAERMTYAVAEPEERYRMAATARTKLPVVKALVQRHANDQVLVIGGYIDQLHELGEVLDAPIVQGSTTNKERERLFDAFRAGEISTLVISKVGNFSIDLPEAAVAIQVSGTFGSRQEEAQRLGRVLRPKADRRQAHFYTVVSRDTIDTEYAAHRQRFLAEQGYAYTIVDADDVLGPSLPSVD; encoded by the coding sequence GTGAGCGGCGGACCACTTATCGTGCAGTCGGACAAGACCCTGCTGCTGGAGGTCGACCATCCCGACGCGCTGGCCTGCCGGATGGCGATCGCGCCGTTCGCCGAGCTGGAGCGCTCCCCCGAGCACGTGCACACCTACCGGCTGACCCCGCTGGGCCTGTGGAACGCCCGGGCGGCCGGCCACGACGCCGAGGGCGTGGTCGACGCCCTGCTGCGCTTCTCGCGCTATCCGGTGCCGCACGCGCTGCTGGTCGACGTCGCCGAGACCATGGACCGGTACGGCCGGCTGCAACTCGTCGCCGACCCCACCCACGGGCTGGTGCTGCGGGCGCTGGACCGGATGGTCCTGATCGAGGTGGCCAAGAGCAAGAAGCTCGCCGGGATACTCGGGGCGAAACTGGACGACGACACCATGATCGTCCATCCGTCCGAGCGCGGCCGGCTCAAGCAGGCGCTGTTGAAGCTCGGCTGGCCGGCCGAGGACCTGGCCGGGTACGTCAACGGCGAGGCGCACCCGATCGAACTGGCCACCACCGGTTCCGACGGCAAGCCCGCCTGGGACCTGCGGTCGTACCAGCGGGAGGCGGTGCAGAGCTTCTGGGCCGGCGGGTCGGGCGTGGTGGTGCTGCCCTGCGGGGCCGGCAAGACCCTGGTCGGAGCCGCCGCGATGGCGGAGGCGAAGGCGACCACCCTGATCCTGGTCACCAACACCGTCGCCGGCCGGCAGTGGAAGCGGGAGCTGATCGCGCGCACCTCGCTGACCGAGGAGGAGATCGGGGAGTACTCCGGCGAGCGCAAGGAGATCCGGGCGGTCACCATCGCCACGTACCAGGTGCTCACCGCGCGCCGGGGCGGCGCCTTCACCCACCTCGACCTGTTCGGGGCCCGGGACTGGGGTCTGGTGATCTACGACGAGGTGCACCTGCTGCCGGCGCCGATCTTCCGGTTCACCGCCGACCTCCAGGCCCGGCGACGGCTGGGGCTGACCGCCACCCTGGTCCGCGAGGACGGCCGGGAGGGCGACGTCTTCTCGCTGATCGGCCCGAAGCGGTACGACGCGCCGTGGAAGGACATCGAGGCGCAGGGCTGGATCGCCCCCGCCGACTGCACCGAGGTACGGGTGACGCTGACCGAGGCCGAGCGGATGACGTACGCGGTCGCGGAGCCGGAGGAGCGCTACCGGATGGCAGCGACGGCCCGGACCAAGTTGCCGGTGGTCAAGGCGCTGGTCCAGCGGCACGCCAACGACCAGGTGCTGGTGATCGGCGGCTACATCGACCAGTTGCACGAGCTGGGCGAGGTGCTCGACGCGCCGATCGTGCAGGGCTCGACCACCAACAAGGAGCGCGAGCGGCTCTTCGACGCGTTCCGGGCCGGCGAGATCTCCACCCTGGTCATCTCGAAGGTCGGCAACTTCTCCATCGACCTGCCGGAGGCGGCGGTGGCGATCCAGGTCTCCGGCACCTTCGGCTCCCGTCAGGAGGAGGCACAGCGGCTCGGCCGGGTGCTGCGGCCGAAGGCCGACCGGCGGCAGGCGCACTTCTACACCGTGGTTTCCCGGGACACCATCGACACCGAGTACGCCGCCCACCGGCAGCGCTTCCTCGCCGAGCAGGGTTACGCGTACACCATTGTGGACGCCGACGACGTGCTCGGCCCCTCACTGCCCAGCGTGGACTGA
- a CDS encoding type VII secretion target, translating into MSFKADHTGIREFGTAVADLTDDADAAGKYVQQHLGIGYAEGRMFVTVVEGVSNAREQLQQLYNRLHTLTSASAQEVDKAAKFYQTTDAAAAERLDRTY; encoded by the coding sequence TTGTCCTTCAAGGCAGACCACACCGGCATCCGAGAGTTCGGCACCGCGGTCGCTGACCTGACCGACGACGCCGACGCGGCCGGGAAGTACGTGCAGCAACATCTCGGCATCGGCTACGCCGAGGGCCGGATGTTCGTCACCGTCGTCGAGGGCGTCAGCAACGCCCGGGAGCAGTTGCAGCAGCTCTACAACCGACTTCACACCTTGACCTCGGCCTCCGCCCAGGAGGTCGACAAGGCGGCGAAGTTCTACCAGACCACGGACGCGGCCGCCGCCGAGCGGCTCGACCGTACCTACTGA